A genomic stretch from Diachasmimorpha longicaudata isolate KC_UGA_2023 chromosome 2, iyDiaLong2, whole genome shotgun sequence includes:
- the LOC135171482 gene encoding arrestin domain-containing protein 3-like isoform X1, translating into MSSLREFSIRVDNSTAVYSPGDTITGEVFVDLNEAQTCRGISLRFKGKAKVKWVENRHSSNNRRTYLAEENYFGTEVYVVGASHGEIQLVGGQHIFPFTFTLPLNIPNSFTHEYGDVVYSIKAVMDIAWALDPETCLTLTVYSPFDLNQAPSHAIEDELHEEYCWCVLPCVSEGFMEAQIYIPKSSCAVGDQLDVFIEIDMNSPSVDIFGIELRLKQILEFHADGRTKTQSETVERSTNNGPFERNTRINLRLQVPSVLHSGLQHCNLINIMYHLGIKFLVSDCHCDTKKYYAIMIGAKSTVPTEEQARPIPPASAPSDLEIMGIPSIPLVPIPGMIGDSTAISETLNPPPYASAPPIGFQIPNPSAPVDPTVATMPPPSYESVMAEEVKK; encoded by the exons ATGTCATCgctgagagaattttcaatcagaGTTGATAACTCAACCGCTGTTTATTCTCCTGGTGATACAATTACTGGAGAAGTTTTTGTGGACTTGAATGAAGCACAAACATGCAGAG gaATTTCTTTGAGATTCAAAGGAAAAGCAAAGGTCAAGTGGGTTGAGAACAGACATAGTAGCAACAACAGAAGAACTTATTTAGCAGAGGAAAATTACTTTGGGACGGAAGTTTATGTTGTTGGCGCATCAC ATGGCGAAATTCAATTGGTCGGAGGCCAACACATTTTCCCTTTTACCTTTACATTACCACTGAATATCCCCAACAGCTTCACCCATGAATATGGAGACGTTGTGTACAGCATCAAAGCAGTAATGGATATAGCATGGGCACTGGATCCTGAAACATGTCTTACCCTCACCGTATATTCTCCTTTCGACTTGAACCAAGCTCCGTCT CACGCTATCGAGGACGAGCTGCATGAAGAGTACTGCTGGTGTGTACTCCCCTGCGTCAGTGAAGGCTTCATGGAGGCACAGATTTATATACCAAAGAGCAGTTGTGCAGTTGGCGATCAACTTGACGTTTTTATAGAGATCGACATGAATTCGCCATCTGTGGATATCTTTGGAATTGAATTGCGATTGAAACAG ATATTAGAATTTCATGCTGATGGTAGAACTAAAACTCAGAGTGAAACCGTCGAGAGATCTACCAACAACGGTCCCTTCGAAAGGAACACCCGTATCAATCTTAGACTGCAGGTACCGTCGGTTCTTCATTCCGGTCTTCAACATTGCAACCTTATAAACATTATGTATCATCTCGGTATCAAATTCCTCGTTTCTGACTG CCATTGTGATACTAAAAAGTACTATGCCATTATGATCGGTGCCAAATCAACCGTCCCGACAGAGGAACAGGCGAGGCCTATTCCACCTGCAAGTGCTCCAAGTGATTTAGAAATAATGGGAATACCTTCCATTCCTCTAGTACCAATTCCAGGCATGATAGGGGATTCGACAGCAATCTCAGAAACATTAAATCCACCACCTTACGCTTCAGCACCACCGATAGGCTTCCAAATTCCAAATCCCTCAGCACCTGTAGATCCTACCGTAGCAACAA TGCCCCCACCATCTTATGAGTCTGTGATGGCCGAGGAGGTCAAGAAGTGA
- the LOC135171482 gene encoding uncharacterized protein LOC135171482 isoform X2, with protein MDIAWALDPETCLTLTVYSPFDLNQAPSHAIEDELHEEYCWCVLPCVSEGFMEAQIYIPKSSCAVGDQLDVFIEIDMNSPSVDIFGIELRLKQILEFHADGRTKTQSETVERSTNNGPFERNTRINLRLQVPSVLHSGLQHCNLINIMYHLGIKFLVSDCHCDTKKYYAIMIGAKSTVPTEEQARPIPPASAPSDLEIMGIPSIPLVPIPGMIGDSTAISETLNPPPYASAPPIGFQIPNPSAPVDPTVATMPPPSYESVMAEEVKK; from the exons ATGGATATAGCATGGGCACTGGATCCTGAAACATGTCTTACCCTCACCGTATATTCTCCTTTCGACTTGAACCAAGCTCCGTCT CACGCTATCGAGGACGAGCTGCATGAAGAGTACTGCTGGTGTGTACTCCCCTGCGTCAGTGAAGGCTTCATGGAGGCACAGATTTATATACCAAAGAGCAGTTGTGCAGTTGGCGATCAACTTGACGTTTTTATAGAGATCGACATGAATTCGCCATCTGTGGATATCTTTGGAATTGAATTGCGATTGAAACAG ATATTAGAATTTCATGCTGATGGTAGAACTAAAACTCAGAGTGAAACCGTCGAGAGATCTACCAACAACGGTCCCTTCGAAAGGAACACCCGTATCAATCTTAGACTGCAGGTACCGTCGGTTCTTCATTCCGGTCTTCAACATTGCAACCTTATAAACATTATGTATCATCTCGGTATCAAATTCCTCGTTTCTGACTG CCATTGTGATACTAAAAAGTACTATGCCATTATGATCGGTGCCAAATCAACCGTCCCGACAGAGGAACAGGCGAGGCCTATTCCACCTGCAAGTGCTCCAAGTGATTTAGAAATAATGGGAATACCTTCCATTCCTCTAGTACCAATTCCAGGCATGATAGGGGATTCGACAGCAATCTCAGAAACATTAAATCCACCACCTTACGCTTCAGCACCACCGATAGGCTTCCAAATTCCAAATCCCTCAGCACCTGTAGATCCTACCGTAGCAACAA TGCCCCCACCATCTTATGAGTCTGTGATGGCCGAGGAGGTCAAGAAGTGA
- the LOC135171406 gene encoding forkhead box protein K1, which yields MSSTYSRTQESDAWALLALKSAPASPTKMPWNPESKGAPIARLEGREFEYMVRQRRITIGRNSSKGEVDVNMGHSSFISRRHLEVFYDHPYFYMTCNGKNGVFVDGVFQRKGAPAFQLPKTCTFRFPSTNIRLVFQSLVDEQEQTNVRMASPPKQRAPLPPLRINIPDTGYSSPFPSPTGTISAANSCPASPRAGQSRRNISADLQMVAAYAAAVANEPSSGDRHQEAGQSTSKQMSPEPGPDSRYRNNAAQGANGTSSHYSPPKDDSKPPYSYAQLIVQAIASAQDKQLTLSGIYSYITKNYPYYRTADKGWQNSIRHNLSLNRYFIKVPRSQEEPGKGSFWRIDPQSEAKLIEQAFRRRRQRGVPCFRAPFGLSSRSAPASPSHVGMSGIMTPECLSREGSPGPESYPDSSVPSPAGQLSSQSAPGSPGHPYVSPAPPTHKGRLAQQVAVVTNGVNNDTPREEKYLVPGNIIEEQSLSPAGQYSPAPVIVQTTYNYSGTFIGPDAGVGATKRAHEEPDSSPGSPAPLAIVESPEPPEHQQQQQKRQRVHDADDH from the exons ATGTCATCAACATATTCACGTACACAGGAGAGTGACGCGTGGGCGCTACTTGCCCTTAAATCAGCACCAGCAAGTCCAACTAAAATGCCATGGAATCCCGAGTCAAAGGGTGCCCCAATAGCTAGATTAGAGGGACGTGAGTTTGAATACATGGTCAGACAGAGAAGAATAACAATTGGACGTAATAGTAGTAAGGGTGAAGTTGATGTTAATATGGGACACTCGAGTTTTATATCACGACGACATTTGGAAGTATTTTATGATCATCCGTACTTCTACATGACTTGTAATGGTAAAAATGGAGTTTTCGTTGATGGGGTCTTTCAACGAAAAGGAGCACCGGCTTTTCAATTACCCAAAAC aTGTACATTCAGATTTCCAAGTACAAACATTCGCCTCGTATTTCAATCTCTGGTTGATGAACAAGAGCAGACAAACGTTCGTATGGCATCACCGCCAAAGCAACGTGCCCCATTACCACCATTGCGTATAAACATACCAGACACTGGCTACAGCAGTCCATTTCCATCACCAACAGGCACAATAAGTGCTGCTAATTCCTGTCCAGCAAGTCCAAGAGCTGGTCAGAGTAGACGTAATATATCAGCTGATTTGCAAATGGTGGCTGCTTATGCAGCAGCGGTTGCCAATGAGCCAAGCTCTGGTGACAGACATCAAGAGGCTGGACAGAGTACAAGTAAACAGATGAGTCCAGAGCCAGGTCCTGATTCACGTTATCGTAATAACGCTGCTCAGGGGGCTAATGGTACATCATCACACTACAGTCCACCGAAAGACGATTCAAAGCCACCATACTCATATGCTCAATTAATCGTACAAGCTATTGCATCAGCCCAGGATAAACAGCTAACGCTGTCTGGTATTTACTCGtacatcactaaaaattatccGTATTACCGTACTGCTGATAAAGGATGGCAAAATTCAATACGGCACAATCTTTCGTTGAATCGGTATTTCATCAAGGTACCCAGAAGCCAGGAGGAGCCTGGAAAGGGCTCATTCTGGAGGATAGATCCACAGTCTGAGGCGAAACTCATTGAACAGGCATTCAGGAGGCGGAGGCAGAGGGGAGTGCCCTGCTTCAGGGCTCCTTTTGGACTCTCATCCAG gAGTGCCCCAGCGTCACCCTCTCATGTGGGCATGAGTGGTATAATGACCCCTGAATGTCTGAGCCGAGAAGGCTCCCCAGGGCCAGAGTCGTATCCTGATAGTTCTGTACCATCACCTGCTGGACAATTGTCGAGTCAGTCAGCCCCTGGCTCACCAGGACATCCCTACGTTTCTCCAGCACCACCAACTCACAAAGGTCGCCTTGCTCAGCAGGTTGCTGTCGTTACAAATGGCGTGAACAACGATACTCCACGCGAAG aaaaatatttggtgcctggaaatataatagaagAGCAATCCTTATCACCGGCTGGCCAATACAGTCCAGCTCCAGTTATTGTACAAACAACATATAATTACAG TGGTACATTCATTGGCCCTGACGCAGGCGTTGGGGCGACAAAGCGTGCCCACGAGGAGCCAGACAGTTCTCCAGGCTCCCCAGCACCACTTGCAATTGTCGAGAGTCCCGAGCCTCCAGAGCATCAACAGCAGCAGCAAAAGCGACAGCGCGTTCACGACGCGGATGATCATTGA